In Crinalium epipsammum PCC 9333, the following are encoded in one genomic region:
- the bioB gene encoding biotin synthase BioB: MVQAPLSTSGNQTSSDFLCESDQSVQAWLLNLAEQIIAGKRLDREEAIALTKIEGTDNILLLCQAADLVRKGCCGNTVDLCSIINVKSGNCSENCGFCAQSAHHPAEDSPIYGLKSTEEILTQAKSAELAGATRFCLVSQGRGPKYSSPKSGEFERILETVRLITTETNIKPCCALGEVTPEQAQALKDAGVTRYNHNLEASENFFPEIVTTHSWRDRVETIKHLKSAGIQACTGGILGMGESWEDRVDLALALRELEVESVPLNLLNPRSGTPLEEVDKIDPFEALKAIAIFRLLLPTQIIRYAGGRETVMGELQSLGLKAGINAMLIGHYLTTLGQPPDQDHAMLESLGLTGGEAPIPGEYPTEPIPAIYSDREIP; the protein is encoded by the coding sequence GTGGTTCAAGCGCCATTATCAACTTCAGGAAATCAGACAAGCTCTGATTTCCTGTGTGAGTCTGACCAGTCAGTGCAAGCGTGGCTGTTAAATCTTGCTGAACAGATTATTGCTGGGAAGCGCCTGGATCGAGAAGAAGCGATCGCACTCACCAAAATTGAAGGTACTGACAACATTTTGCTACTCTGCCAAGCTGCCGATTTGGTACGCAAAGGCTGTTGTGGTAATACTGTAGACTTGTGCAGCATTATAAATGTCAAATCTGGCAACTGCTCAGAAAACTGTGGCTTCTGCGCTCAGTCAGCACACCATCCGGCGGAAGATTCGCCGATTTATGGTCTTAAGTCTACTGAAGAAATTCTTACTCAAGCAAAATCTGCCGAATTAGCTGGCGCAACTCGATTTTGCTTAGTCAGTCAAGGACGTGGCCCTAAATATTCCAGCCCGAAATCAGGGGAATTTGAACGCATCCTTGAAACAGTAAGGCTGATTACAACAGAAACTAATATTAAGCCTTGTTGCGCTTTGGGAGAAGTAACACCAGAACAAGCACAAGCTTTAAAAGATGCTGGTGTGACTAGATATAACCATAATTTAGAAGCATCAGAAAACTTTTTCCCAGAAATAGTTACAACTCATAGTTGGCGCGATCGCGTTGAAACTATTAAGCACCTAAAGTCAGCCGGAATTCAAGCTTGTACTGGTGGTATTCTCGGCATGGGCGAAAGTTGGGAAGACAGAGTAGATCTAGCTTTGGCGCTGCGAGAATTAGAAGTAGAATCTGTACCACTTAACTTACTTAATCCCAGAAGTGGCACACCATTAGAAGAAGTTGACAAAATCGATCCTTTTGAAGCACTAAAAGCGATCGCTATTTTCCGCTTGCTTTTGCCAACCCAAATCATTCGCTATGCTGGGGGACGGGAAACTGTCATGGGTGAACTCCAATCTTTAGGACTAAAAGCAGGCATTAACGCCATGCTGATTGGACACTACCTCACCACACTAGGACAACCTCCAGACCAAGATCATGCTATGTTAGAATCCCTTGGTCTAACTGGTGGAGAAGCACCTATTCCTGGTGAATATCCCACTGAGCCAATACCAGCTATATACTCAGACAGAGAAATCCCATAA
- the pstA gene encoding phosphate ABC transporter permease PstA produces MRHTSQEQNSSGFPVGSLNRSASSPRTLFSILMTVLAFICTALAILPLVAVLYYLILKGFGSFSLKIFTELPPPPMVAGGGIGNAIAGTVIMVGIAALISIPFGVLAAIYMTEFSTGNTSRWIRFATNVLSGVPSIIAGVFAYGLVVATFKSFSAIAGGFALSVLMLPIIVRTTDEALQLVPQELRQASLGLGANNFETVSRVVLPAALPAIATGVTLSIARASGETAPLLFTALSSQFWPNSVFAPTPSLAVLVYNFAIVPFKNQQDLAWAAALILVLLVLITSIFARWVTRQKVY; encoded by the coding sequence ATGAGGCATACCAGCCAAGAGCAGAATTCTTCGGGTTTTCCAGTTGGGAGTTTGAATCGATCTGCAAGTTCTCCCCGAACACTGTTTAGTATTTTAATGACTGTATTAGCATTTATTTGTACTGCCTTGGCTATTTTGCCTTTGGTAGCAGTACTTTATTACCTAATACTCAAAGGGTTTGGCAGCTTTAGCCTCAAAATTTTTACTGAATTGCCGCCACCGCCAATGGTGGCAGGTGGTGGTATTGGTAATGCGATCGCAGGTACAGTGATCATGGTGGGGATTGCTGCTTTGATTAGTATTCCCTTTGGCGTACTAGCAGCGATCTATATGACTGAGTTTAGTACTGGTAATACGTCTCGCTGGATTCGCTTTGCTACCAACGTTCTTAGTGGTGTTCCCTCAATTATTGCTGGGGTATTTGCTTATGGGTTAGTGGTTGCAACATTTAAATCTTTTAGTGCGATCGCAGGGGGATTTGCTCTGTCAGTGCTGATGTTACCAATTATTGTCAGAACTACTGACGAAGCTTTACAGTTAGTGCCACAAGAACTTAGACAGGCAAGTTTAGGGCTAGGAGCAAATAATTTTGAAACTGTATCACGGGTAGTTTTACCTGCGGCTTTACCTGCAATTGCTACTGGGGTGACATTATCCATCGCCCGCGCATCTGGTGAAACTGCACCTCTACTGTTTACAGCTTTGTCTTCACAGTTTTGGCCTAATAGTGTATTCGCCCCGACTCCTTCTTTGGCAGTTTTGGTTTATAATTTTGCAATTGTTCCTTTTAAAAATCAGCAGGATCTCGCTTGGGCTGCTGCTCTAATTCTGGTGCTGCTAGTGCTGATTACAAGCATTTTTGCTCGTTGGGTAACTCGTCAAAAAGTTTATTAA
- the pstB gene encoding phosphate ABC transporter ATP-binding protein PstB, which yields MFLTDHFPNHAETVLSAKNLNVYYGKSLALRDVCIDIPKNSVTAFIGPSGCGKSTLIRCFNRLNDLISSFRAEGKVNYFDQNLYAPTIDPVEVRRRIGMVFQKANPFPKSIYNNIAFGARINGYKGDMDELVEKSLRQAALWDEVKDKLKDSGLALSGGQQQRLCIARAIAVQPDVLLMDEPCSALDPISTLRIEELIHQLKEQYTIVIVTHNMQQASRVADLTAFFNAEVTEKGQRFGYLVECDRTEIIFQSPKEQSTQAYVSGRFG from the coding sequence ATGTTTTTGACCGATCACTTTCCCAATCACGCTGAAACTGTTTTAAGTGCCAAAAATCTCAATGTTTACTACGGTAAATCTCTGGCGTTACGGGATGTTTGCATAGATATCCCTAAAAATAGCGTAACGGCGTTTATTGGACCTTCTGGCTGTGGTAAGAGTACGTTGATCAGGTGCTTTAACCGTCTCAACGATCTGATTAGTAGTTTTCGGGCGGAAGGTAAAGTAAATTACTTCGACCAAAATCTTTATGCGCCTACTATAGATCCGGTAGAAGTGCGGCGGCGGATTGGGATGGTGTTTCAAAAAGCCAACCCTTTTCCTAAATCAATATATAACAATATTGCTTTTGGCGCACGTATTAATGGTTACAAAGGCGATATGGATGAGTTGGTAGAAAAATCGCTACGACAAGCAGCATTATGGGATGAAGTTAAAGATAAACTCAAGGACAGTGGTTTAGCTTTATCTGGTGGACAACAGCAACGTTTATGTATAGCGCGTGCGATCGCTGTTCAGCCGGATGTATTATTGATGGATGAACCCTGCTCTGCTCTCGATCCCATCTCGACACTAAGAATTGAAGAATTAATTCATCAACTCAAAGAGCAATACACAATTGTCATCGTTACGCATAATATGCAGCAAGCTTCTCGTGTGGCTGATTTAACAGCATTTTTTAATGCAGAAGTCACAGAGAAGGGACAAAGGTTTGGTTATTTAGTTGAGTGCGATCGCACAGAAATAATTTTCCAAAGCCCTAAAGAACAATCTACACAAGCGTATGTAAGCGGTCGTTTTGGTTAA
- the lspA gene encoding signal peptidase II, with product MKFKNNFFWIAALISLVLDWLTKTWVVQNFKIGETLNLLPGVFHFTYVTNTGAAFSLFSQGGGWLRWLSLVVSLGLMAFALFGPKFNIWEQIGYGLILGGALGNGIDRFISGKVVDFIDFRLIQFPVFNLADVFINVGIICLLIASFQNKPTSNQRNHK from the coding sequence ATGAAATTTAAAAATAACTTTTTTTGGATTGCTGCGTTGATTAGTCTAGTTTTAGACTGGTTGACTAAAACCTGGGTGGTACAAAATTTCAAAATTGGCGAAACATTGAACTTGTTGCCTGGAGTATTTCACTTTACTTATGTGACTAATACAGGTGCAGCATTTAGCTTATTTAGCCAAGGTGGAGGTTGGTTGCGCTGGTTGTCCTTGGTAGTTAGCTTAGGCTTAATGGCATTTGCCTTATTTGGCCCAAAGTTCAATATTTGGGAGCAAATCGGCTATGGTTTGATTTTGGGAGGGGCATTAGGTAACGGTATTGATCGTTTTATATCTGGTAAGGTCGTCGATTTTATAGATTTTCGTCTGATCCAATTTCCAGTATTTAATTTAGCAGACGTATTTATTAATGTAGGAATTATCTGCTTGTTGATTGCCAGCTTTCAAAATAAGCCGACATCCAACCAACGAAATCATAAATAA
- a CDS encoding biotin transporter BioY — protein sequence MSVPNEILWAIIGLLLTIGGNFLEAYIINFPWSWSQQGVNTHSVGVTYQIGAVLLVGCLGGKNAGALSQIAYLVIGLMGFQVFDRGGGLEYFQQPTFGYLLGFIPGAWVCGYLAFRRQPKLEFLALSCFFGLLSIHLAGLSYLIISQLLNWKVNYGLSLFQGIINYSFYPLPGQFVVVCAVTVIAFTLRKLMFY from the coding sequence GTGTCTGTTCCCAATGAAATTTTGTGGGCAATTATTGGCTTGCTGCTCACCATTGGTGGTAACTTTCTGGAAGCCTATATCATCAACTTTCCTTGGAGTTGGAGTCAACAAGGAGTTAATACTCACTCTGTGGGTGTTACCTACCAAATTGGTGCAGTATTACTTGTAGGCTGTTTGGGTGGCAAAAATGCTGGGGCGCTATCCCAAATTGCTTATCTGGTTATTGGTTTAATGGGGTTTCAAGTCTTTGATCGAGGTGGTGGTTTGGAGTATTTTCAACAACCCACCTTTGGATACTTACTAGGTTTTATCCCTGGTGCTTGGGTTTGTGGTTATCTCGCTTTTCGCAGACAACCAAAATTGGAATTTCTAGCCTTGAGTTGTTTTTTTGGCTTGTTAAGTATTCATCTCGCTGGGTTAAGCTATCTAATTATCTCTCAATTATTGAACTGGAAAGTAAATTATGGCTTATCCCTTTTTCAAGGTATAATTAATTACTCTTTTTATCCATTGCCGGGACAGTTTGTAGTTGTCTGCGCTGTAACAGTAATTGCTTTTACCCTACGCAAACTAATGTTTTACTAA
- the pstC gene encoding phosphate ABC transporter permease subunit PstC codes for MTLEAKDAKPAIQPPSKFAQSFDRGFIWVTRLFAVGVAAILLWIAVQVAIAALPAISEFGLSFLASSTWNPVNEDYGVLAPVYGTLVSSFIALLLAVPIGVGTAVLLSENFLPPNVRLVLVFLVELLAAIPSVVYGLWGIFVLIPSLKQLGGWLHSNFGWLPIFSTPPSGASMLPAGLILTIMILPIITAISRDALISVPPELRQAAIGLGATRWETIFQVIIPAAFSGIVSAVMLALGRAMGETMAVTMVIGNSNKISPSLLAPANTISSLLANQFAEASGIQVAALMYAALILFILTLLVNILAELIVIRMRRL; via the coding sequence ATGACTTTAGAAGCTAAGGATGCTAAACCAGCAATTCAACCTCCATCAAAGTTTGCACAATCATTTGATCGAGGTTTTATTTGGGTAACTCGGCTCTTTGCAGTAGGAGTTGCTGCTATCTTGCTGTGGATAGCAGTGCAGGTTGCTATTGCAGCTTTACCTGCAATTAGTGAGTTTGGTTTAAGTTTTCTAGCTTCTAGCACTTGGAATCCCGTAAATGAGGACTACGGGGTGCTTGCTCCAGTTTATGGAACTTTGGTGAGTTCTTTTATAGCTTTGCTTCTGGCTGTACCAATTGGAGTTGGCACGGCTGTCTTACTTAGTGAGAATTTTTTGCCGCCAAATGTGCGTTTGGTGCTGGTATTTTTGGTAGAACTACTAGCAGCTATTCCCAGCGTTGTTTATGGTTTGTGGGGAATTTTTGTTTTGATTCCCTCATTAAAGCAACTAGGGGGATGGCTGCATAGTAATTTTGGCTGGTTACCTATTTTTAGCACGCCTCCTTCAGGCGCAAGTATGCTGCCTGCTGGATTAATTCTTACTATTATGATTTTGCCAATTATCACGGCTATCTCCCGCGATGCTTTAATTTCCGTTCCTCCTGAACTCAGACAGGCGGCTATTGGATTGGGGGCAACTCGTTGGGAAACAATTTTTCAAGTAATTATACCTGCTGCTTTTTCTGGCATAGTTAGTGCTGTGATGTTGGCGCTGGGGCGGGCGATGGGTGAAACAATGGCTGTGACGATGGTGATTGGAAATTCCAACAAGATTAGCCCTTCACTACTAGCACCAGCTAACACAATTTCTTCGCTGCTGGCAAATCAATTTGCTGAAGCTAGTGGTATACAAGTAGCAGCACTGATGTATGCTGCTTTAATTTTGTTTATTTTGACGCTGTTAGTTAACATCCTGGCTGAGTTAATCGTGATCCGCATGAGGCGGCTATAA
- the pstS gene encoding phosphate ABC transporter substrate-binding protein PstS has translation MIFRINLLNPSRLATSISLVALTVGLAACGGGQGGSDNTATNNNAPNATPGKLDLAQNVSLTGAGASFPSPIYQRWFSDFNKKYPKAQINYQSVGSGAGVEQFTAGTVDFGASDVAMKDAEIQKVKQGALLLPMTAGSIVLAYNLPSVESGLKLPRAVYTDILLGKIKTWNDPKITAANSGVNLPNLPITVVHRSDGSGTTGVFTQHLSAISPEWKSKVGDGKTVDWPVGVGAKGNEGVTAQITQTEGSIGYIEYGYAKQNNVKFAALENKAGSYVLPSEESASKTLAAVKLPENLRAFITDPEGQDSYPVVTYTWLLAYKQYPDAAKAKALEAMIEYGLTEGQKNSSELGYVPLPQNVITQVAAAADQISPDYKIEVGGATATK, from the coding sequence ATGATTTTCCGTATTAATCTGCTTAATCCATCTCGTCTAGCTACCTCAATTTCGTTGGTAGCACTCACAGTCGGTTTGGCTGCTTGTGGTGGTGGACAGGGCGGTTCGGATAATACTGCCACTAACAATAATGCTCCTAATGCAACTCCAGGCAAACTAGACTTAGCCCAAAATGTCTCGCTAACTGGTGCAGGTGCTTCTTTTCCGTCTCCTATATATCAGCGTTGGTTTTCAGATTTTAATAAAAAATATCCCAAAGCTCAGATAAATTATCAGTCAGTCGGTAGCGGCGCTGGCGTAGAACAGTTTACTGCTGGGACTGTAGACTTTGGAGCTAGCGATGTCGCTATGAAGGATGCAGAAATCCAGAAAGTAAAACAGGGAGCATTATTGCTGCCCATGACGGCTGGTAGCATTGTGTTAGCCTACAATCTCCCCAGTGTTGAAAGTGGATTGAAGCTACCCAGAGCAGTTTATACTGATATCTTGCTAGGCAAAATTAAGACTTGGAACGACCCTAAAATTACTGCTGCTAACTCTGGCGTTAATTTACCTAATTTACCCATAACCGTTGTGCATCGTTCTGATGGTAGTGGTACTACAGGTGTGTTTACCCAACATCTCAGCGCCATTAGTCCTGAGTGGAAAAGCAAGGTGGGAGACGGCAAGACTGTCGATTGGCCTGTCGGTGTTGGTGCTAAAGGTAATGAAGGCGTTACTGCCCAAATCACCCAAACTGAAGGCTCAATTGGTTACATTGAGTACGGTTATGCCAAGCAAAATAATGTGAAATTTGCTGCATTGGAAAATAAAGCAGGTAGCTATGTTCTCCCTAGCGAAGAATCGGCATCTAAAACATTAGCAGCAGTAAAACTGCCGGAAAATCTGCGAGCATTTATTACAGACCCCGAAGGTCAAGACTCCTATCCAGTTGTTACCTACACTTGGTTACTTGCTTATAAGCAATATCCTGATGCTGCCAAAGCCAAAGCTTTAGAAGCTATGATTGAATACGGCTTAACTGAAGGACAAAAGAATTCTTCAGAGCTAGGTTATGTACCCCTGCCCCAAAACGTAATTACTCAAGTAGCTGCTGCTGCCGATCAAATAAGCCCAGACTATAAAATTGAGGTAGGTGGCGCAACTGCCACTAAATAG